The proteins below come from a single Streptococcus hyointestinalis genomic window:
- a CDS encoding metal-sulfur cluster assembly factor → MREDIKINDRALAISDQLVDKLQTVYDPEIELDIYNLGLVYEINLDETGHCHVVITFTEAGCSCVDTLPADIVTALNSIDAITSVSVEVVWTPVWKMTRISRLGRITLGISPK, encoded by the coding sequence ATGAGAGAGGACATTAAGATAAACGACCGAGCACTGGCTATTAGTGACCAGTTGGTAGACAAATTACAAACCGTTTATGATCCCGAGATTGAACTTGATATTTATAATTTGGGATTGGTTTATGAGATTAACTTAGACGAGACAGGGCATTGCCATGTGGTGATTACATTTACTGAGGCAGGCTGTAGCTGTGTAGATACCTTGCCAGCAGATATTGTTACAGCGCTAAATAGTATTGATGCTATTACTTCTGTGTCGGTAGAGGTCGTCTGGACGCCTGTCTGGAAGATGACACGTATCAGTCGTCTAGGTCGTATCACACTAGGTATCAGTCCAAAGTAA
- a CDS encoding GNAT family N-acetyltransferase, translated as MLISNGDMEKRPVRLLSKEYKKVKKLYESAFPAYERLPYLPLVLLATRKNTHFDAYYDGDTFCGFTYSVMSKEAVYILFLAVNDVHRGKGYGSAILEDFKERAGQRALVLTIEPLESDAKNYDERLKRLTFYERNGFKATPYTYHEGKEYYTVLATHDHLDEKELETLFKRAICYMVPVKLTK; from the coding sequence ATGTTAATCTCAAATGGTGATATGGAAAAACGACCTGTTAGACTATTGTCAAAAGAATACAAAAAAGTCAAAAAACTTTATGAAAGTGCCTTTCCAGCTTATGAGCGCCTGCCTTATTTGCCTTTGGTGTTATTAGCTACACGGAAAAACACGCATTTTGACGCTTACTATGATGGCGACACTTTCTGTGGCTTTACTTATAGTGTCATGTCCAAAGAAGCAGTTTACATCTTATTTTTAGCGGTGAATGATGTTCATAGAGGAAAAGGCTATGGCAGTGCTATTTTGGAGGATTTCAAGGAGCGAGCAGGTCAGCGGGCGCTTGTTTTGACCATTGAGCCTTTAGAGAGCGACGCTAAAAACTATGATGAGCGCTTGAAGCGCCTGACTTTTTATGAGCGTAATGGCTTTAAAGCAACGCCCTATACTTATCACGAGGGCAAAGAATATTACACGGTTTTAGCGACACATGACCACCTTGATGAAAAGGAATTAGAGACCTTGTTTAAGCGGGCTATTTGCTATATGGTGCCTGTCAAATTGACAAAATAA
- a CDS encoding CapA family protein, translating into MKYKWTTAISLASLSAILIVGAASDVVNSSQKQTSKETVKTARVVANGDILIHNVLYASAQKADGSYDFNPYFKYVKDWISEADLAIGDYEGTISDDYALAGYPLFNAPKSIAQAIKDTGYDVVDLAHNHILDSGLAGALNTKSIFNNLGIDTVGVYSKNRQKEDILIKEVNGIKIAILGYSYGYNGLEESLSTDDYEKHLSDLDEKKMKKEIQKAEKEADVTIVMPQMGVEYQLTPTDEQVTLYHEMIDWGADVVFGGHPHVVEPAETLTKDGEKKFIIYSMGNFLSNQRIETMDGVENAKWTERGLLMDVTFKKKGKKTTIQTVKAHPTLVWAWSKGTYGSEGYELYNYRTLILEDFIEGGKYRDELDAAMKERVDTAYKEMVEHVNLKW; encoded by the coding sequence ATGAAATACAAATGGACAACAGCCATCTCGCTTGCTAGTCTCTCAGCAATTTTGATTGTTGGAGCAGCATCAGATGTGGTCAATTCTTCACAGAAACAGACATCAAAAGAGACTGTCAAAACAGCTCGAGTCGTTGCAAATGGAGACATTCTCATTCACAATGTCCTCTACGCTAGTGCACAAAAAGCGGACGGAAGCTATGATTTTAATCCTTATTTTAAGTATGTTAAGGACTGGATTTCGGAAGCTGATTTGGCTATCGGTGACTATGAGGGGACGATTAGTGATGATTACGCTCTAGCTGGCTATCCGCTGTTCAATGCGCCAAAGAGCATTGCGCAAGCTATCAAGGATACAGGCTATGATGTGGTTGACTTGGCGCACAATCATATCCTAGACTCTGGGCTTGCTGGGGCGCTCAATACCAAGTCTATTTTTAATAATCTTGGCATAGATACTGTCGGCGTCTACTCAAAGAATCGCCAAAAAGAGGATATCTTAATCAAAGAAGTCAATGGCATTAAGATTGCGATTTTGGGTTATTCTTATGGCTATAATGGGCTAGAAGAAAGCCTCAGCACTGATGACTATGAAAAACATCTGTCTGACCTTGATGAAAAGAAAATGAAAAAAGAAATCCAGAAAGCTGAAAAAGAAGCAGATGTCACGATTGTCATGCCGCAGATGGGTGTTGAGTACCAATTGACGCCAACAGATGAGCAGGTTACTTTGTATCATGAGATGATTGACTGGGGAGCTGATGTGGTCTTTGGTGGACATCCGCATGTGGTCGAGCCTGCTGAGACGCTGACAAAGGACGGCGAGAAGAAGTTCATCATTTACTCTATGGGCAATTTCTTGTCCAACCAGCGTATCGAGACCATGGATGGGGTTGAAAATGCTAAGTGGACTGAGCGAGGGCTCTTGATGGATGTGACCTTCAAGAAAAAAGGAAAGAAAACAACCATTCAAACGGTAAAAGCACACCCAACACTTGTCTGGGCTTGGAGTAAGGGTACTTATGGTAGTGAAGGTTATGAACTTTATAATTACCGCACACTTATCCTAGAGGACTTTATCGAGGGTGGCAAATACCGTGATGAGTTGGATGCAGCAATGAAAGAAAGAGTAGATACAGCCTACAAAGAAATGGTAGAGCATGTTAATCTCAAATGGTGA
- the rplT gene encoding 50S ribosomal protein L20 translates to MARVKGGVVSRKRRKRVLKLAKGYYGAKHILFRTAKEQVMNSYYYAYRDRRQKKRDFRKLWITRINAAARMNGLSYSQLMHGLKLAEIEVNRKMLADLAVNDAAAFTALADAAKAKLGK, encoded by the coding sequence ATGGCTCGTGTTAAAGGTGGCGTTGTATCACGCAAACGTCGTAAACGTGTTTTAAAATTAGCTAAAGGTTACTATGGTGCAAAACACATCTTGTTCCGTACTGCAAAAGAACAAGTAATGAACTCTTACTACTATGCATACCGTGACCGTCGTCAGAAAAAACGTGACTTCCGCAAATTGTGGATCACACGTATCAATGCGGCAGCTCGTATGAATGGTTTGTCATACTCACAATTGATGCACGGTTTGAAATTAGCTGAAATCGAAGTAAACCGTAAAATGCTTGCTGACTTGGCAGTAAACGATGCAGCAGCATTTACAGCTCTTGCTGACGCAGCTAAAGCAAAACTTGGTAAATAA
- the rpmI gene encoding 50S ribosomal protein L35 encodes MPKQKTHRASAKRFKRTGSGGLKRFRAYTSHRFHGKTKKQRRHLRKASMVSSGDFKRIKSMLTRMK; translated from the coding sequence ATGCCAAAACAAAAAACACACCGCGCATCAGCAAAACGTTTTAAACGTACAGGTTCTGGTGGTTTGAAACGCTTCCGTGCTTACACTTCACACCGTTTCCACGGAAAAACTAAAAAACAACGTCGTCACCTTCGTAAAGCTTCTATGGTAAGCTCAGGAGACTTCAAACGTATCAAATCAATGCTTACTCGCATGAAATAA
- the infC gene encoding translation initiation factor IF-3: MKIIAKKDLFINDEIRVREVRLVGLDGEQLGIKPLSEAQAIADDANVDLVLIQPQATPPVAKIMDYGKFKFEYQKKRKEQRKKQSVVTVKEIRLSPVIDKGDFETKLRNGRKFLQKGNKVKVSIRFRGRMITHKDIGAKVLADFAEATQDIAIIEQRAKMDGRQMFMQLAPIPDKK; the protein is encoded by the coding sequence GTGAAGATCATAGCTAAAAAAGATCTATTCATTAACGATGAAATTCGCGTTCGTGAAGTTCGTCTAGTTGGTCTTGATGGTGAACAGCTAGGTATCAAACCATTGTCAGAAGCACAAGCTATCGCTGATGATGCTAATGTCGATTTGGTACTTATCCAACCGCAAGCTACGCCACCTGTTGCGAAAATTATGGACTATGGAAAGTTCAAATTTGAGTATCAAAAGAAACGTAAAGAACAACGCAAAAAACAAAGCGTTGTGACGGTTAAGGAAATTCGTCTCAGTCCTGTTATTGATAAAGGTGACTTTGAGACAAAACTCCGTAACGGTCGTAAGTTCCTTCAAAAAGGAAACAAAGTTAAAGTTTCAATACGTTTTAGAGGACGTATGATTACTCACAAAGATATTGGAGCAAAAGTGTTGGCGGACTTTGCTGAAGCAACGCAAGATATTGCGATTATTGAGCAAAGAGCTAAGATGGATGGACGTCAAATGTTCATGCAACTTGCACCAATTCCAGACAAAAAGTAA
- the cmk gene encoding (d)CMP kinase — translation MKSICIAIDGPASSGKSTVAKIIAKNLGYTYLDTGAMYRSATYLALKEQLTEKDVDAILDLLAKHPISFGRQEDGTQSVFVGDKDVTLAIRQNDVTNNVSWVAAIPEVRTELVNQQRRIAEKGAIIMDGRDIGTVVLPNAELKIFLIASVDERAERRYKENLEKGIETNLERLKEEIAARDYKDSHRKVSPLKAADDAITFDTSGIPIEDVVQFIQEKAQKKIDSLS, via the coding sequence ATGAAATCCATTTGTATTGCCATTGACGGTCCTGCTTCTAGTGGTAAGAGTACAGTAGCCAAGATTATCGCTAAAAATCTTGGCTATACTTACCTAGACACTGGGGCTATGTATCGCTCGGCAACTTATTTAGCCTTAAAAGAGCAACTGACGGAAAAGGATGTTGACGCTATTTTAGACTTGTTAGCTAAGCATCCGATTTCTTTTGGACGCCAAGAAGATGGCACGCAATCTGTCTTTGTCGGTGATAAGGATGTGACACTTGCCATTCGCCAAAACGATGTGACTAATAACGTCTCATGGGTAGCTGCCATCCCAGAAGTGCGCACGGAGCTTGTCAATCAACAGCGCCGTATCGCTGAAAAAGGCGCTATTATCATGGATGGTCGTGACATCGGCACAGTCGTTTTACCAAATGCGGAACTCAAGATTTTTCTGATTGCCTCAGTCGATGAAAGGGCAGAGCGTAGGTATAAGGAAAATCTAGAAAAAGGAATCGAGACCAATCTTGAACGCTTAAAAGAAGAAATTGCGGCGCGTGACTACAAAGACAGCCACCGTAAGGTCTCTCCGCTAAAAGCAGCTGATGACGCCATCACATTTGACACTAGCGGTATCCCAATCGAAGACGTTGTGCAATTTATTCAAGAAAAAGCACAAAAAAAGATTGACAGCCTTTCTTAG
- a CDS encoding SAG1386/EF1546 family surface-associated protein — MAKEPWEEKIVETREGARSKRNTISTSWITGILSVFFIIIVAILFVVFYTSNRGGNKASETAGFASSSSSVVKSSSQASSTTQESTASSESTTSESTTESSSSTEESSSTQGSGETITVLAGEGAASIAARAGISVSKLQELNPDHMTLGYWYANPGDQVYIN, encoded by the coding sequence ATGGCTAAGGAACCATGGGAAGAAAAAATCGTTGAAACCAGAGAAGGAGCACGCTCAAAGCGCAACACCATTAGCACGTCTTGGATTACAGGTATTTTAAGCGTCTTCTTTATCATTATCGTTGCTATTTTGTTCGTTGTCTTTTACACTTCAAACCGAGGTGGCAATAAAGCAAGCGAAACAGCTGGCTTTGCTAGCTCGTCATCATCTGTTGTGAAAAGTTCTAGCCAAGCGTCTTCTACTACGCAAGAAAGCACTGCAAGTAGTGAGAGCACAACGAGCGAAAGCACTACTGAGAGCTCATCAAGTACAGAAGAGTCTTCGTCAACCCAAGGTAGCGGTGAGACTATTACCGTCCTTGCTGGTGAAGGGGCAGCCTCTATCGCTGCTCGTGCAGGTATCTCTGTCTCTAAACTGCAAGAGCTCAATCCTGATCACATGACACTTGGTTACTGGTACGCAAACCCAGGTGATCAAGTCTACATTAACTAG
- a CDS encoding ferredoxin has product MKVRIIPEKCIACGLCQTYSALFDYDDEGIVVLANTDAKECPITPDDSDTITAVKSCPTKALTIL; this is encoded by the coding sequence ATGAAAGTGAGAATTATTCCAGAAAAATGTATTGCTTGCGGGCTTTGCCAAACGTATTCAGCTTTATTTGACTATGATGACGAGGGAATCGTTGTTTTAGCAAATACAGACGCTAAAGAATGCCCTATCACACCAGATGACAGCGATACAATCACTGCTGTCAAGTCCTGCCCAACCAAGGCTCTTACGATTTTGTAA
- a CDS encoding EbsA family protein: MIKLLGKERYHWQPELSWLIIYWSIAFIPIFLGAALIFENLTVSKQVLILFAIFIVLIGAGFHRYFVIENGQLGIVSLNIFSKSHIPLEDITKVEVTKSTVTLYVKNQNKRTFYMRKWPKKYFIDALVVDPAFQGEVVLVDNLIKLDYFKIYENEKKALTKS, from the coding sequence ATGATAAAACTCTTAGGAAAGGAAAGGTACCATTGGCAACCTGAGTTGTCTTGGTTGATTATCTATTGGTCTATCGCCTTTATTCCCATCTTTCTGGGAGCCGCTTTGATTTTTGAAAATCTCACAGTCTCAAAGCAAGTCTTGATTTTATTTGCCATTTTTATCGTTTTGATTGGCGCAGGTTTTCACCGCTACTTTGTCATTGAAAACGGTCAGCTAGGAATTGTTTCTTTAAATATCTTTAGCAAATCTCACATTCCACTAGAAGACATCACCAAAGTGGAAGTGACCAAGTCAACTGTGACACTTTATGTCAAAAATCAAAACAAGCGCACTTTTTACATGCGCAAGTGGCCTAAAAAATACTTCATTGATGCGCTGGTGGTTGACCCAGCCTTTCAAGGCGAGGTTGTACTAGTGGATAATCTCATCAAACTAGACTATTTTAAGATTTATGAAAATGAGAAAAAAGCTCTTACAAAATCGTAA
- the pepT gene encoding peptidase T, translating into MSYQQLLERFLTYVKVNTRSNPESKTTPTTQSQVDFALNVLKPEMEAFGLVDVHYLRENGYLVGTLPATSTELTRKIGFIAHMDTADFNAEGVNPQVIDYTGGDIALGDSGFVLSPTDFPALDGYVGQTLVTTDGTTLLGADDKAGIAEIMTAMAYLAEHPEIPHGEIRVGFGPDEEIGVGADKFDVEDFDVDFAYTVDGGPLGELQYETFSAAGLELTFLGRNVHPGTAKNQMVNALQLAIDFHNQLPEADRPELTDGYQGFFHLSSLEGTVEEARSAYIIRDFEDEDFKKRKELVETIANKMNANFDTERVKVNLYDQYYNMKKVIEKDMTPITIAEKVMKDLNIKPIIEPIRGGTDGSKISFMGIPTPNLFAGGENMHGRYEFVSLETMQKAVDVIIGIVQEP; encoded by the coding sequence ATGTCATATCAACAATTATTAGAACGTTTTTTGACCTATGTCAAAGTAAACACACGTAGTAATCCAGAGAGTAAGACAACCCCAACCACACAAAGCCAAGTAGACTTTGCCCTCAATGTCCTAAAGCCAGAAATGGAAGCTTTTGGGCTAGTGGATGTGCATTATTTGCGTGAAAATGGTTATTTGGTAGGGACGCTACCAGCAACTAGCACCGAATTGACCCGCAAAATCGGCTTTATCGCCCACATGGATACCGCTGACTTCAACGCAGAAGGTGTCAATCCACAGGTTATTGACTATACAGGTGGCGACATCGCTCTAGGCGATTCAGGTTTTGTTCTTAGCCCTACTGATTTTCCAGCGCTTGATGGTTATGTCGGACAAACGCTTGTGACAACTGATGGGACAACGCTTTTAGGAGCTGACGACAAGGCAGGGATTGCTGAGATTATGACAGCTATGGCTTACCTAGCTGAGCATCCTGAGATTCCGCACGGTGAGATTCGTGTCGGCTTTGGTCCAGATGAGGAGATTGGTGTTGGAGCAGACAAGTTTGATGTTGAAGACTTTGACGTCGACTTTGCCTACACAGTAGATGGTGGTCCTCTTGGTGAGTTGCAGTATGAGACTTTCAGTGCTGCAGGGCTTGAGCTGACTTTCCTAGGGCGCAATGTCCACCCAGGAACAGCTAAAAACCAAATGGTCAATGCTTTACAGTTAGCCATTGATTTCCACAATCAATTGCCAGAAGCTGACCGTCCAGAGCTAACAGACGGCTACCAAGGATTTTTCCACTTATCTTCATTAGAAGGAACTGTCGAAGAAGCAAGAAGCGCCTATATCATCCGTGATTTTGAGGACGAGGACTTCAAAAAACGTAAAGAGTTGGTTGAGACCATTGCTAATAAGATGAATGCGAACTTTGATACAGAGCGTGTCAAAGTCAACCTCTACGACCAATACTACAACATGAAAAAAGTCATCGAAAAAGACATGACACCTATCACCATCGCTGAAAAAGTCATGAAAGATTTGAACATCAAACCAATCATCGAGCCGATTCGTGGTGGAACAGATGGCTCTAAAATTTCCTTTATGGGAATTCCAACACCAAACTTATTTGCAGGTGGTGAAAACATGCACGGACGCTATGAGTTTGTCAGTCTTGAAACCATGCAAAAAGCAGTTGATGTGATTATCGGTATTGTCCAAGAACCATAG
- a CDS encoding bifunctional DnaQ family exonuclease/ATP-dependent helicase, translating to MYENAKRKYAVVDLEATSAGSNAAIIQVGIVIIENDEIVKTYSTDVNPHQALEDNIIQLTGITDEQLETAPDFSQVAREIFELIEDCVFVAHNVKFDANLLAEQLFFEGYELRTPRVDTVELSQVFYPSLEKYGLGYLAEVLDLDLSQAHTAISDAYATAQLFLQLKAKIESLPKELLESMLPFADALLFESRMLVDDAYRTAKPLVSSDYHLSHGLILRREQEVGAEKQLSQQFEINRHLLGLEERKQQEIFAQEVSAAFDQATPTFIEAQAGLGKTYGYLLPLLAKKELEQLIICVPTKILQDQMMAQEIKAIQRVFGVEACSLKGPGNYIKLDAFYHSLRTQTDNALVNRFKMQLLVWLMETETGDLDEIKQKRRFESYFDSLKHDGNLTADSLFQDIDFWQRRYDKAKISKLLVTNHAYFLERVQDDKAFAKGKCIVFDEAQRLVLALDTFSRQQLEVKDILQDLQKTLTETEQLLDRRLLEEISFELNRLVEQAYDKHRYKGIKQLEQDDLALLRQALSELSLACVRPLQELLLSHYSDFWLSTTYDAESDKRHIFLNAGNKDLLDFKQLLPDTQKLYFISATLEISDKVNLADLLGFEIGTFITLPRQKENQQRLFVDSSMPMPSDISEHQYALEIAKRIEQLTSLNQPVLVLFTSKQMMFLVSDYLDTWSIKHLTQIKNGTPYQLKKRFDRGDSTVLLGTGAFWEGVDFVQADRMIELVTRMPFDNPKDPLAKKLDAHLKAQGKQPFWDYFLPLAVLKLKQAIGRTQRRPQQKSAVVILDSRILHRSYGPLVYKALEEDFHISSQNFANSLTEISEFLL from the coding sequence ATGTACGAGAATGCAAAACGAAAATACGCTGTCGTTGACTTGGAGGCTACCTCAGCCGGAAGCAACGCAGCCATCATACAAGTCGGCATTGTCATCATTGAAAACGACGAGATTGTAAAGACCTACTCTACAGATGTCAATCCGCACCAAGCTTTAGAGGACAATATCATTCAACTGACAGGAATCACTGATGAGCAGTTGGAAACAGCGCCTGATTTTTCACAAGTGGCTAGAGAGATTTTTGAGCTGATTGAGGACTGTGTTTTTGTAGCGCACAATGTTAAGTTTGACGCCAATCTTTTAGCAGAGCAGTTGTTTTTTGAGGGCTATGAACTGCGTACACCTCGTGTGGATACGGTAGAGCTGTCACAGGTTTTTTACCCTAGCCTTGAAAAATATGGTCTTGGCTACTTGGCAGAAGTGCTGGATCTTGATTTGTCGCAGGCGCACACGGCTATATCTGACGCTTATGCGACAGCGCAGCTCTTTTTACAGCTAAAGGCAAAGATTGAGAGCTTGCCAAAAGAACTGCTAGAGAGTATGCTTCCTTTTGCGGATGCTCTTTTATTTGAGAGTAGGATGCTAGTTGATGACGCTTACAGAACAGCAAAACCGTTGGTTAGTTCTGATTATCATCTTAGTCATGGTTTGATTTTACGCCGTGAACAGGAAGTTGGAGCAGAAAAGCAGTTATCGCAACAGTTTGAGATTAACAGACATCTCTTAGGGCTAGAGGAGCGCAAACAGCAAGAAATCTTTGCACAGGAAGTATCAGCTGCCTTCGATCAAGCTACTCCCACCTTTATCGAAGCGCAAGCAGGTCTAGGAAAGACCTACGGTTATCTTTTGCCCCTACTAGCTAAAAAAGAGCTTGAGCAGCTTATCATTTGTGTGCCGACAAAGATTTTACAAGACCAGATGATGGCACAAGAAATCAAAGCCATCCAGCGTGTGTTTGGTGTAGAGGCTTGCAGTCTAAAGGGACCAGGTAATTACATCAAACTGGATGCGTTTTACCATAGCTTGAGGACTCAGACTGATAATGCTCTTGTCAATCGCTTTAAAATGCAACTTTTGGTTTGGCTCATGGAGACCGAGACTGGCGACCTTGATGAAATCAAGCAAAAACGCCGTTTTGAGAGCTATTTTGATAGCTTAAAGCACGATGGCAATCTGACTGCCGACTCTTTGTTTCAGGATATAGACTTTTGGCAACGTCGTTATGACAAGGCGAAAATCTCTAAACTGCTTGTGACCAATCACGCTTACTTTCTAGAGCGTGTGCAGGATGACAAGGCTTTTGCAAAGGGCAAGTGTATCGTGTTTGATGAAGCGCAGCGTTTAGTTTTAGCGTTGGATACTTTTTCACGTCAGCAGCTAGAAGTTAAGGACATCTTGCAAGATCTTCAAAAAACGCTGACTGAAACAGAGCAGCTACTTGATAGGCGTCTTCTTGAGGAGATTAGCTTTGAGCTCAATCGCTTGGTTGAGCAAGCTTACGACAAACACCGCTATAAAGGCATTAAACAGCTTGAACAGGACGATTTAGCCCTGTTAAGGCAGGCGCTGTCGGAGCTGTCTCTAGCTTGTGTAAGACCGCTTCAAGAGCTGTTATTGTCGCATTATAGCGACTTTTGGCTTAGCACCACCTACGACGCAGAAAGTGACAAACGTCATATCTTTTTAAACGCTGGCAATAAAGACTTGCTGGACTTTAAGCAGTTACTGCCTGACACGCAGAAGCTCTACTTTATCTCAGCGACTCTTGAGATTAGCGACAAGGTCAATCTCGCTGATTTGTTAGGCTTTGAGATAGGGACATTTATCACTCTTCCCCGACAAAAAGAAAACCAGCAACGTCTGTTTGTGGACAGCAGCATGCCCATGCCATCTGATATTAGCGAACATCAGTATGCCCTTGAGATTGCTAAAAGAATTGAGCAGCTCACGAGTCTCAATCAGCCTGTTCTAGTTTTATTTACCAGTAAGCAGATGATGTTTTTGGTTTCGGATTATTTGGACACTTGGTCCATCAAACACCTCACTCAAATCAAAAACGGCACACCTTACCAGCTTAAAAAGCGCTTTGATAGAGGTGATAGCACTGTTCTTCTTGGGACCGGTGCTTTCTGGGAAGGAGTTGACTTTGTGCAGGCGGACCGCATGATTGAGCTAGTTACCCGCATGCCCTTTGACAATCCAAAAGACCCCTTAGCCAAAAAATTAGATGCGCACTTAAAAGCGCAAGGCAAACAGCCTTTTTGGGATTATTTTTTGCCTTTAGCAGTTTTAAAATTAAAACAAGCCATCGGCAGAACTCAGAGACGACCTCAGCAAAAATCTGCAGTTGTCATCCTAGATAGTCGCATTCTACATCGCAGCTACGGACCTCTTGTTTACAAAGCTTTAGAAGAAGATTTTCATATTTCTTCGCAAAATTTTGCTAACTCTTTAACAGAGATTTCAGAATTTCTGCTATAA
- a CDS encoding MBL fold metallo-hydrolase, producing MEIKRTLNAIARENTYYLINDSHVLLVDPGSDYASIYETLVTIGKPIAVILLTHTHYDHIMSIDLVRRDFDNPPVYVSEKEASWLGSPVDNLSGMPRHDDMIDVVIKPADYFFEIGKTYQLGGFTFEVRETPGHSIGGVSFVFEREELVLSGDALFRESIGRYDLPTGNRELLLESIKTQLFTLPNHYTVYPGHGFDTTIGHEKHFNPFFAD from the coding sequence ATGGAAATAAAAAGAACATTAAACGCTATTGCACGTGAAAACACTTACTACCTTATCAATGATAGTCACGTCCTTTTGGTTGACCCAGGAAGTGATTACGCTAGTATCTATGAAACACTTGTCACTATCGGAAAGCCGATTGCTGTCATTTTACTGACCCACACGCACTACGACCACATCATGAGTATCGACTTGGTGCGCAGGGACTTTGACAATCCTCCTGTCTATGTCTCTGAAAAAGAGGCAAGTTGGCTAGGCTCTCCAGTGGACAATCTCTCTGGGATGCCTCGTCATGATGATATGATTGACGTTGTCATCAAGCCTGCGGATTACTTTTTTGAGATTGGCAAAACTTACCAGCTAGGTGGTTTTACCTTTGAAGTGCGTGAGACACCTGGACATTCGATTGGTGGTGTGTCCTTTGTCTTTGAAAGAGAAGAGCTAGTCCTGTCTGGCGATGCGCTTTTTAGAGAGTCTATAGGACGCTATGATTTGCCGACGGGAAATCGTGAGCTGCTTCTTGAGAGTATCAAAACACAGCTCTTTACGCTGCCAAACCACTACACGGTCTACCCTGGGCACGGTTTTGACACCACTATCGGACACGAAAAACACTTCAATCCTTTCTTTGCAGACTAA